One genomic region from Cardinium endosymbiont of Dermatophagoides farinae encodes:
- a CDS encoding iron-sulfur cluster assembly protein, whose translation MVQKEQVIEAIKQVYDPEIPVDIYELGLIYDITILPLNNIEVLMTLTSPNCPAADIIPSQVEEKIKAIEGVHEVKVHLTFEPPYTTDRMSEVAKLELGFA comes from the coding sequence ATGGTTCAAAAAGAACAAGTCATAGAAGCCATTAAACAAGTTTATGACCCAGAGATACCGGTAGATATCTATGAACTAGGGCTTATTTACGACATTACCATTTTACCGCTTAATAATATTGAAGTCTTAATGACGCTTACGTCTCCTAACTGTCCAGCGGCAGATATTATACCTAGTCAAGTAGAAGAAAAAATTAAAGCGATAGAGGGGGTACACGAAGTAAAGGTTCACCTTACCTTTGAACCGCCTTATACGACAGACCGAATGTCTGAAGTAGCCAAATTAGAATTGGGATTTGCTTAA
- a CDS encoding RluA family pseudouridine synthase, whose amino-acid sequence MYNVPPLNPLLQMKAPPEPSFTEHLVTVTKEHGSLRIDKFLSEVLQISRNKIQEAIAGQGVCVNNLPIKSNYLVQPEDEIVAHIPKPIDLATLTPEAIPLDIVYEDDHLLVVHKPAQMAVHPDPAHQTGTLAHALLYRYNHLPLKDNMATRPGLVHRIDKNTSGLLVVAKTEASLAALARQFYNHTVTRSYYTLVWGNPKNEQGTIAIHIGKDSHNHQNIAAFPDNQQGKKAVTHYQVIKRLHHVALVACQLETGRIHQIRVHMKHIGHPVFGDPQYGGDVIASGQRYASYKAFVQNCFKIMPHQALHAAVLGFNHPVTATPISFEAPLPENFVKLLAKWERYIASHHVAQTKTSDQNKPSIFLIEKATAY is encoded by the coding sequence GTGTATAATGTACCCCCACTGAACCCATTATTACAGATGAAAGCCCCACCTGAACCATCCTTTACAGAACATCTGGTTACCGTTACAAAGGAACATGGTAGCCTTCGTATAGACAAATTTTTATCAGAGGTTCTACAAATCAGCCGCAATAAAATTCAAGAAGCTATTGCTGGTCAAGGGGTTTGCGTTAATAACCTGCCGATTAAGTCCAATTATCTGGTGCAACCTGAAGACGAAATAGTAGCCCATATACCCAAACCCATTGACCTAGCAACCCTTACACCAGAAGCCATTCCATTAGACATTGTATATGAAGATGACCACCTACTGGTTGTACATAAACCTGCCCAGATGGCTGTACATCCAGATCCAGCCCATCAAACCGGCACACTAGCCCATGCCCTACTATACCGCTATAACCACCTGCCTTTAAAAGACAATATGGCTACCAGGCCTGGCTTGGTACATCGGATTGATAAAAATACATCCGGTCTATTGGTAGTAGCCAAAACAGAAGCAAGCTTGGCAGCTCTGGCCCGTCAATTCTATAACCATACCGTAACAAGAAGCTACTATACATTGGTCTGGGGTAATCCTAAAAATGAGCAGGGTACCATTGCTATCCATATAGGCAAAGACAGCCACAACCATCAAAATATAGCCGCTTTCCCAGATAACCAACAAGGCAAAAAAGCGGTTACCCATTATCAAGTCATCAAGCGGCTACACCATGTTGCCCTTGTAGCCTGTCAGTTAGAAACCGGACGTATCCATCAGATTCGCGTGCATATGAAACATATAGGCCACCCTGTCTTTGGAGATCCTCAATATGGCGGCGATGTAATCGCTAGTGGCCAACGCTATGCCTCCTATAAGGCGTTTGTGCAAAACTGTTTTAAAATCATGCCCCACCAAGCACTCCATGCAGCTGTTCTTGGCTTTAACCACCCTGTAACAGCCACACCCATCTCCTTTGAAGCCCCTTTACCAGAAAATTTTGTTAAGTTATTAGCAAAATGGGAACGATATATAGCATCGCATCATGTTGCACAAACTAAAACATCAGATCAAAATAAGCCTTCCATTTTTCTAATAGAGAAAGCAACGGCTTACTAG
- a CDS encoding FtsK/SpoIIIE family DNA translocase — protein sequence MAQNNYKIQPDAPKKKAASNRSIVDQRIKITIGFFLQGISIFLACAFFSHPMHGAKDQHIIESIQTLGIKASSLAICNWLGLTGAFVSYYCMHVWWGITAFIFLPFLFLMGIKMVTQKIWPNLSLLKVMMASIFLVLWFNILLGYLYTLYPTATLLADHLGGVAYELGTLFKGLLGYGTFIFLFITLIIFSVLCFNITSLPRPFKKARKEDGWLLDQEDNRSNDPSENGSLPSKKKTNNIESPTTDSDDRSDESDLASSAKSNVDFEVVAPQPAAKSLLKPSPSAAPTTLPLKQLTSENYDPTLDLSNYKYPSLDLLERYEQAQLSVTQEELAINKNNIVQTLQNFKINIAKIKATIGPTVTLYEIVPEAGVKISKIKNLEDDIALNLAALGIRIIAPIPGKGTIGIEVPNKNREIVPLQEMLASEKFLKGKMDLPIVLGKSISNELFIADLGRMPHLLIAGATGQGKSVGLNVLLTSLIYKKHPSQLKLVLVDPKKVELSLYNRLERHFLAKLPISEEPIITETKKVIHTLNSLCIEMDHRYELLKEAGTRNIKEYNEKFIKRILNPQEGHRFLPYIVLVIDEFADMMMTAGKEIEVPIARLTQLARAIGIHLVLATQRPSVNVITGIIKANFPVRVSYKVSSRIDSRTILDASGAEQLVGNGDMLLSMNSDIIRLQAPFLDTAEVERVCSYIGGQPGYPSAYLLPTYDEEDKEDSLDLQETDPLFEEAARLIVLHQQGSTSLIQRKLKLGYNRSGRLIDQLEAAGIVGPFEGSKAREVLVTDEASLNDILARLPQKA from the coding sequence ATGGCTCAAAATAATTATAAAATTCAACCAGATGCACCGAAAAAAAAGGCTGCATCAAACCGGTCTATAGTAGACCAACGCATCAAAATAACCATTGGGTTTTTTCTACAGGGGATTAGTATTTTTCTAGCATGCGCCTTCTTTTCTCATCCGATGCATGGCGCTAAAGACCAGCATATTATTGAATCTATCCAAACATTAGGCATCAAAGCATCTAGTCTGGCCATTTGTAACTGGTTGGGCCTTACCGGTGCCTTTGTAAGCTATTATTGCATGCATGTATGGTGGGGCATTACTGCGTTTATCTTTTTACCTTTCCTATTTTTAATGGGCATAAAAATGGTCACACAAAAGATTTGGCCCAACCTTTCTTTATTGAAAGTGATGATGGCTTCCATTTTTCTTGTCTTATGGTTCAATATTTTATTAGGGTATCTATACACACTCTACCCAACTGCTACCCTACTGGCTGACCATCTAGGAGGGGTTGCCTATGAGCTTGGCACCTTGTTTAAAGGATTGTTAGGCTATGGTACTTTTATCTTTCTTTTTATTACTTTGATTATCTTTTCGGTACTATGCTTTAATATAACCTCTTTACCAAGGCCATTCAAAAAGGCAAGAAAAGAGGATGGATGGTTGCTAGATCAGGAAGATAATAGGTCAAACGATCCATCAGAGAATGGGTCACTACCTAGTAAAAAAAAAACGAATAATATAGAAAGCCCAACTACCGACTCAGATGATAGAAGCGACGAAAGTGATCTAGCAAGTAGTGCCAAAAGCAATGTAGATTTTGAAGTAGTGGCGCCACAGCCAGCCGCTAAAAGCTTGCTGAAACCATCGCCATCTGCTGCACCCACCACACTCCCTTTAAAGCAGCTTACAAGTGAAAACTACGACCCTACCTTAGATCTATCTAACTATAAATATCCCTCTTTAGATCTATTAGAGCGGTATGAACAAGCACAGCTATCTGTTACACAAGAAGAACTGGCTATCAATAAAAACAATATTGTACAAACCTTACAGAACTTTAAAATCAATATAGCTAAAATAAAAGCTACCATTGGCCCAACCGTTACGCTCTATGAAATTGTACCCGAAGCAGGGGTAAAAATCTCCAAGATAAAAAATCTTGAAGATGATATCGCATTGAACCTAGCTGCGTTGGGCATTCGCATCATTGCCCCGATACCAGGGAAAGGCACCATTGGCATTGAAGTACCCAATAAAAATAGAGAAATCGTACCACTTCAGGAGATGCTTGCTTCTGAAAAGTTTTTAAAAGGGAAGATGGATTTACCCATTGTATTGGGTAAAAGTATTTCGAACGAATTGTTTATTGCAGATTTGGGCCGCATGCCCCATCTACTGATTGCAGGTGCCACTGGCCAAGGCAAATCTGTAGGGCTGAATGTGTTACTCACCTCTTTGATTTATAAAAAGCATCCTTCGCAATTAAAATTGGTCTTGGTAGACCCTAAAAAGGTAGAACTTTCTTTATACAATCGACTAGAGCGTCACTTTCTAGCCAAATTACCGATCAGCGAGGAGCCGATTATCACAGAAACCAAAAAAGTAATCCATACCCTGAATTCTTTATGCATTGAAATGGACCACCGCTACGAGCTATTAAAGGAAGCAGGCACCCGAAATATTAAAGAATACAATGAAAAATTTATAAAAAGGATACTGAACCCTCAAGAAGGCCATCGGTTTTTACCCTATATCGTATTGGTTATAGATGAGTTTGCAGATATGATGATGACAGCAGGCAAGGAAATAGAAGTACCCATTGCCCGGTTGACCCAATTGGCACGTGCCATTGGCATCCATCTGGTCTTGGCTACACAAAGACCCTCTGTAAATGTAATTACCGGTATTATCAAGGCGAACTTTCCCGTGCGGGTCTCCTATAAGGTAAGTTCACGGATTGATTCTAGAACCATTTTAGATGCCAGTGGTGCAGAACAGTTGGTAGGCAATGGTGATATGTTGCTCTCTATGAATTCCGATATCATCCGATTACAAGCCCCCTTTTTAGATACGGCAGAAGTAGAACGTGTCTGTAGTTATATTGGTGGGCAACCAGGCTACCCATCTGCCTATCTATTACCCACTTATGATGAGGAAGATAAAGAGGATAGTCTAGACTTACAAGAGACAGATCCTTTATTTGAAGAAGCCGCACGGCTGATTGTATTGCATCAACAAGGAAGCACTTCCTTGATTCAACGGAAGCTAAAACTAGGCTATAACCGCTCTGGAAGACTAATAGACCAATTAGAAGCAGCAGGCATTGTAGGCCCCTTTGAAGGGAGTAAGGCTAGAGAGGTTTTGGTAACAGACGAAGCAAGCTTAAATGATATCTTAGCTAGGTTGCCGCAGAAAGCATAA
- a CDS encoding Rpn family recombination-promoting nuclease/putative transposase produces the protein MTKRLHHDGLAKKILADPIASQEFLSHYLPEPCKDLLDMNTLKIEKESYVEDNLKQKFSDLVCSIKTKNNKKAFIYVLIEAEVSPNYWIAFKLWKYMFLLLERHKTKKKSELPLIIPMVVYHGNQSFSAPRSLWELFSEPSIAKEFMGGDYQLVDLYAMPDDEIKKKAHLGMMEYFMKYVHARDILKL, from the coding sequence ATGACAAAAAGGTTACACCATGATGGACTTGCCAAAAAAATCCTTGCTGATCCAATAGCTTCACAGGAGTTTCTAAGCCACTATTTACCAGAACCTTGCAAAGATTTATTGGATATGAACACGCTTAAAATAGAAAAAGAATCGTATGTAGAGGATAATTTAAAGCAAAAATTTAGTGATTTAGTATGCTCTATCAAAACGAAAAATAATAAAAAAGCTTTCATTTATGTCCTGATTGAAGCCGAAGTTAGTCCTAATTATTGGATAGCTTTTAAGTTATGGAAATATATGTTTCTTTTACTTGAAAGACATAAGACGAAAAAGAAATCAGAACTTCCACTAATCATTCCGATGGTTGTGTATCATGGAAATCAGTCTTTTAGTGCCCCAAGGAGTTTATGGGAGTTGTTTAGTGAACCTAGTATTGCTAAAGAGTTTATGGGCGGTGATTATCAATTAGTAGATTTGTATGCTATGCCAGATGATGAAATTAAAAAAAAGGCGCATCTCGGCATGATGGAATATTTTATGAAGTATGTACATGCCCGTGATATACTTAAATTGTGA
- a CDS encoding ComEA family DNA-binding protein, translated as MEKNLTLLQENARRVTLIDINTATAAQLQTIAGITQQLACRILRYRDKLGGFVSSQQYKEVYGLSHLLQVRLIQCTTIHAPYSPKKLSLNQATFKALVAHPYIAAPMAKAIIDYRKKQGTFTTLRAIQRLPGYDADWENKIRPYLTL; from the coding sequence TTGGAAAAAAACCTAACCCTATTGCAAGAAAATGCCCGTAGGGTAACCCTGATTGACATCAACACAGCTACTGCAGCACAGCTGCAAACAATAGCAGGCATTACCCAACAACTTGCCTGTAGAATCCTACGGTATAGAGACAAATTAGGCGGATTTGTTTCATCCCAGCAATATAAAGAGGTATATGGTCTATCGCACCTGCTTCAAGTAAGATTAATCCAATGCACCACTATACACGCACCATATAGCCCTAAAAAATTATCCTTAAACCAAGCCACCTTTAAAGCCTTGGTTGCTCATCCTTATATTGCAGCCCCTATGGCAAAAGCTATTATAGATTATAGAAAAAAGCAAGGAACCTTTACCACGCTGCGTGCCATTCAAAGGCTACCAGGGTACGATGCCGATTGGGAAAATAAAATACGGCCTTACCTCACCCTTTAA
- a CDS encoding sodium:solute symporter family protein: MICFDISILLIGAFLLLTLVVGIYFSRQKTTFREHAVGNKQFATATLVATVLATAYSGGGLLRTVESVYNLGLWWIAVTLLTCLDAYLIGKLALRMGPFMKHLSIAETIGSIYGKYPRVMVALVSVCDAVIAVTMQITAMSKAITMCIDTVDPRIAAIISTLVLVFYSTFGGVRAVTFTDVLQFITFAVIIPLLAWFIFLKTGKSTVEIISLLQGHTKFQFNSLFYSSTGLMRMLLLMLSFLVGRMYPSIIQRVYMASGPLQARSVFTYVTICSAVIWSFIILIGIFAFVATPDLVGTEIWAYIVNSIPPIFKAFLAISLLAMAMSTADSNLNASAVMSIHDILEQLRGSKKLAQVNQLRLAKWATLVIGLSSMALAFYCSDLLILMYWALNCYVPIVIAPFILAIFGFRGSARTALIGMTVGVLTILAWNKWVEPSTGMDGSFLAMVANGLAMMAAHYLFKQPENSGWVKPDNEFKQMQQAGARQRPAQKEAIKNGWDNKKFTLIKLVPSHTTMVCMGFYLAITSLLAYFIAPSSNHGCWLILQLFGAACCLGYPFFYDIAKGIRSIPSWLIGLCWFMGLAIYLPLNLTSHWWYLVDPIFSLSLSLTHCALILWLFPLYLGVMVVATTLLVVLYPIAIGLSFALLSSLFRYL; the protein is encoded by the coding sequence ATGATCTGCTTTGATATCTCTATTCTCCTTATAGGGGCTTTTTTGTTGTTAACCTTGGTGGTAGGTATCTACTTTAGTAGGCAAAAAACCACCTTTCGGGAGCATGCTGTGGGGAATAAGCAATTTGCTACAGCTACTTTGGTAGCCACCGTATTGGCTACTGCTTATAGTGGAGGCGGGTTGTTGCGTACTGTAGAATCTGTTTATAATCTTGGCCTCTGGTGGATAGCCGTTACCTTGTTAACCTGTTTGGATGCATATCTGATTGGTAAGCTAGCCTTACGTATGGGGCCATTTATGAAGCATCTCTCTATAGCAGAAACGATAGGTAGTATTTATGGTAAGTATCCAAGGGTTATGGTCGCTTTGGTTAGTGTCTGTGACGCTGTCATTGCAGTTACGATGCAGATTACTGCAATGTCCAAGGCTATTACCATGTGTATAGATACAGTTGACCCTAGAATAGCTGCGATTATTTCTACCTTAGTGCTTGTTTTTTATTCCACTTTTGGAGGCGTTCGTGCCGTTACCTTTACTGATGTATTACAGTTTATAACCTTTGCGGTCATTATTCCGCTGCTTGCTTGGTTTATATTTCTTAAAACAGGTAAGTCCACTGTAGAAATTATTTCCCTGCTACAGGGACATACTAAATTTCAATTTAATAGCTTGTTTTATTCCAGTACGGGGCTAATGCGTATGCTATTATTGATGTTATCTTTTCTGGTAGGTCGTATGTATCCATCTATCATACAACGGGTCTATATGGCTTCTGGTCCACTCCAAGCTCGAAGCGTGTTTACTTATGTTACCATTTGTAGTGCGGTTATATGGAGCTTTATAATATTGATAGGTATATTCGCTTTTGTAGCCACACCGGATTTAGTAGGTACAGAAATTTGGGCCTATATAGTCAATAGCATTCCTCCTATCTTTAAAGCTTTTCTTGCGATTAGTTTACTGGCTATGGCTATGTCTACAGCTGATTCTAATTTAAACGCCTCTGCTGTTATGTCCATCCATGATATCTTAGAGCAGCTACGGGGTTCTAAAAAACTTGCGCAGGTGAATCAACTTCGATTGGCTAAGTGGGCCACATTGGTGATAGGCTTATCGTCAATGGCGTTAGCTTTTTACTGCAGTGATTTATTGATACTCATGTATTGGGCGCTTAACTGCTATGTTCCCATAGTAATTGCCCCTTTTATTTTAGCCATTTTTGGGTTTCGAGGCAGTGCCCGTACTGCCCTAATCGGCATGACTGTAGGTGTGCTGACCATTTTGGCTTGGAATAAGTGGGTAGAACCTTCTACAGGTATGGATGGCTCTTTCCTTGCTATGGTAGCCAATGGCTTGGCGATGATGGCTGCTCACTATCTCTTCAAGCAGCCAGAAAATAGCGGTTGGGTGAAACCAGATAATGAGTTTAAGCAGATGCAACAAGCAGGTGCACGCCAAAGACCAGCACAGAAAGAAGCCATTAAAAATGGTTGGGACAATAAAAAATTTACCTTAATCAAGTTAGTACCCAGCCATACTACAATGGTATGTATGGGATTTTATCTTGCCATTACCAGCTTGCTGGCTTATTTTATAGCGCCTAGCAGCAATCATGGCTGTTGGCTTATATTGCAACTCTTTGGAGCAGCGTGTTGTTTGGGTTATCCATTTTTCTATGATATTGCTAAAGGTATCAGGTCCATTCCAAGTTGGTTGATTGGTCTATGTTGGTTCATGGGTTTGGCGATTTATCTTCCTTTAAATCTGACCAGCCACTGGTGGTATCTGGTAGATCCGATTTTTAGTCTATCCCTATCTTTGACCCATTGTGCCTTAATCTTATGGCTGTTTCCGCTCTATTTGGGTGTAATGGTGGTAGCCACCACATTATTAGTGGTGCTATACCCTATTGCTATTGGATTGTCTTTCGCACTATTATCTTCTTTATTCCGCTATTTATAG
- a CDS encoding sodium:solute symporter family transporter: MICFNIPLYIVAAFLVLTLVVGLYFSRKKTTFQEYAVGNKQFATATLVATVLATAFGGGSLVREVQATHELGAWWITLSLLEVLGLWTISRLALRMGPFMGHLSMAETLGSIYGKYPRIIAAVVGICTSVVIITGQITVMSKAISICISLVNPFVIPTLATLLLIFYSTFGGIRAITFTDVLQFLTFSVIIPLLAWFMFVKVGKPVAEIVPILQGHTKFQFSNVFHFNTQLASMILLLLSLVAFYITPLYIQRLYMASSPVQAQKVFSYASVFQFVIISFITLIGLFIFVDAPDLPKEAVWSYLITHIPTFFKGFVSISLLAMAMSTADSCLNSCAVMVSHDILESMQRETKAADTHQLKIARWTTLVVGLLSMLLAFRCQDLLELMYWGLDCAVPIIVAPFILAIFGFRGTSCTALIGMATGVFTILSWNKWIQPATEMDGSFLAAVANGLAMMAAHYLLKQPEGAGWVGPDHQFKQIQQENARKRAERKETIKNSWANRKATLTKLVPSDRTLRLTGLYIITTAILRYWFIKPDRICCAIYQVLVGALFTSSKTFFSKVTPAWFISLGWLIGLAIYLPFNLIWGWFHSINPIFTACLSLTHCAVILWVLPLYLAIGVVAIALLGSIYPIATGFPFPVLSSLFPLFIAALLLFAIIICLKVKIRSYTSQILYLKDQEKVRETQKLKASLYDSAMVPAAVGKTKGYGSILAQVIRKIEDSISFLDGSTPLYKQDFQSIINKFYDWVDYFNRREKAKEHALLQPTKISLNKLMRKVELALSQEVTNPPRLLMEKIRGPNKEPCDYIICDINQVTYLLAQAVLQVGKLESAPVVRIQLHPTTLQFKQVDPIDSSNHISIIFQATALVISQATTETLPKVKDRYSDEIDAIGPQSKQSASSFIDLQQETISSIVAAHYGYLEAPVHQQPPTMLLVLPNDITEILSKITAKLPIDCLTLETSVTPKEQADSMMALMQFHDYVCKSSYNKDPIDLKTISGLLLLLRQHFGFKRHASGQLFYVRAVGIAELVVEWVFHSPKVIYAALLYELVRHTCLPLSYVKEHYNLGVYAFVLNVVSIDKRQALDHPSLLYVQNRLKEAIKEEHIQLSVLFIKLAERLYDLRHAAGYIHLTEVHHMAQETLAIDVQLAHTYLDPEIGNALEKAAKEALEVCKQTAKDQDLNRPLAQPISSE, from the coding sequence ATGATATGCTTTAATATACCACTATATATAGTGGCAGCTTTTTTAGTATTAACTTTAGTGGTAGGTCTCTACTTTAGTAGAAAAAAAACCACCTTTCAAGAATATGCAGTAGGCAATAAACAGTTTGCTACTGCTACTTTAGTAGCTACCGTATTAGCTACTGCTTTTGGAGGAGGAAGCCTGGTGCGTGAGGTACAGGCTACCCATGAACTTGGCGCATGGTGGATTACCCTTTCACTGCTAGAGGTTCTTGGTCTTTGGACTATTAGTAGGTTAGCATTGCGTATGGGTCCATTTATGGGGCACCTATCTATGGCAGAAACGCTAGGTAGTATCTATGGTAAGTATCCAAGAATTATAGCTGCTGTGGTTGGTATTTGTACTTCAGTCGTTATAATTACTGGACAAATTACTGTAATGTCCAAAGCCATTAGCATCTGTATCAGCTTGGTAAACCCTTTTGTAATTCCCACTCTAGCTACCTTGCTCCTTATTTTCTATTCCACCTTTGGAGGTATCCGCGCCATTACCTTTACAGATGTCTTACAGTTTCTAACCTTCTCCGTTATTATTCCTCTTTTAGCTTGGTTTATGTTTGTAAAAGTAGGTAAACCAGTTGCAGAAATTGTTCCTATACTACAAGGTCACACTAAATTTCAATTTAGTAACGTATTCCATTTTAATACGCAACTAGCGTCTATGATTCTACTACTTCTATCTTTGGTAGCGTTTTATATAACCCCCCTATATATACAACGCTTGTACATGGCCTCTAGCCCTGTTCAAGCTCAAAAAGTTTTTTCATATGCTAGTGTTTTTCAATTTGTTATCATATCGTTTATAACACTCATCGGTCTATTTATTTTTGTAGATGCACCAGATTTACCGAAAGAAGCGGTTTGGAGCTATCTAATAACTCATATTCCGACTTTTTTTAAAGGATTTGTTTCCATTAGTTTGCTCGCTATGGCCATGTCTACAGCTGATTCTTGCTTAAATTCCTGTGCGGTTATGGTAAGCCATGATATCTTAGAAAGTATGCAAAGGGAAACAAAAGCCGCTGATACACATCAACTTAAAATAGCAAGATGGACCACGCTAGTGGTTGGGCTATTATCTATGCTGCTAGCCTTTCGTTGTCAAGATCTGTTGGAATTAATGTATTGGGGTCTTGATTGTGCTGTACCTATAATTGTTGCTCCTTTTATCTTAGCTATCTTTGGCTTTCGAGGAACTTCCTGCACCGCTTTGATCGGTATGGCTACAGGTGTATTCACTATCTTATCTTGGAACAAATGGATTCAACCTGCAACAGAGATGGATGGTTCCTTTCTGGCTGCAGTAGCCAATGGCCTGGCTATGATGGCTGCTCATTATCTACTCAAACAACCAGAAGGTGCAGGCTGGGTTGGCCCGGATCACCAGTTTAAACAAATACAACAAGAAAATGCCCGTAAGCGTGCAGAACGCAAAGAAACCATCAAAAACAGTTGGGCCAATAGAAAAGCTACTTTGACTAAATTGGTACCCAGTGATCGCACTTTGCGTTTAACAGGCCTCTATATCATCACTACTGCTATTCTGCGTTATTGGTTTATTAAGCCAGATCGCATCTGCTGTGCTATATATCAAGTCCTTGTGGGTGCACTTTTCACATCTTCTAAAACCTTCTTTAGCAAAGTAACTCCGGCCTGGTTTATCAGCCTAGGTTGGCTAATAGGGCTAGCCATTTACCTTCCTTTTAACTTGATTTGGGGTTGGTTCCATTCCATAAACCCGATTTTTACCGCATGCTTATCTTTGACGCATTGTGCTGTAATCCTATGGGTACTGCCCCTCTACCTGGCTATAGGTGTTGTAGCAATCGCATTATTAGGCTCCATTTATCCTATTGCCACAGGATTCCCTTTTCCAGTATTATCCTCTCTATTTCCGCTATTTATAGCGGCTCTATTGCTATTTGCCATTATCATTTGCCTTAAAGTCAAAATACGTAGCTATACAAGCCAAATTCTTTACCTAAAAGATCAAGAAAAGGTTAGAGAAACCCAAAAGCTAAAAGCATCTCTTTACGATTCCGCTATGGTGCCTGCTGCGGTTGGTAAGACCAAAGGCTATGGCTCTATTTTAGCGCAAGTCATTCGTAAAATTGAAGACTCTATCTCATTCTTAGATGGCAGCACACCTCTTTATAAGCAAGACTTTCAAAGTATTATCAATAAATTCTATGATTGGGTGGACTATTTTAATAGAAGAGAAAAGGCAAAAGAACACGCACTACTACAACCTACTAAAATTAGTTTGAATAAGCTGATGCGTAAGGTAGAATTGGCTTTATCTCAGGAGGTAACCAATCCGCCTAGGTTACTGATGGAAAAGATAAGAGGCCCTAATAAGGAGCCCTGCGATTATATCATATGCGATATCAACCAAGTAACCTATTTATTGGCTCAGGCTGTTTTACAGGTTGGTAAGCTAGAAAGCGCTCCAGTTGTCCGCATACAATTGCATCCCACTACTTTACAATTTAAACAAGTCGATCCTATTGACAGCAGCAATCATATTTCCATAATTTTTCAAGCCACTGCTCTAGTAATAAGCCAAGCTACTACCGAAACCCTTCCTAAGGTTAAAGACCGCTATAGCGATGAAATAGATGCGATAGGACCTCAAAGTAAACAATCAGCCTCCTCATTCATAGATCTGCAACAGGAAACCATATCCAGTATTGTTGCAGCCCACTATGGCTACTTGGAAGCGCCTGTTCATCAACAACCACCCACTATGCTGCTGGTACTGCCTAATGACATCACTGAAATTCTAAGTAAGATAACAGCCAAGCTGCCTATAGATTGCTTAACCTTAGAAACCTCTGTTACGCCTAAGGAACAAGCTGATTCCATGATGGCACTCATGCAGTTCCATGACTATGTCTGCAAATCTTCTTATAATAAAGACCCTATTGACCTAAAAACGATTTCAGGATTGCTTTTATTGTTGCGACAGCATTTTGGTTTTAAGCGACATGCTTCGGGTCAATTGTTTTATGTTCGCGCGGTAGGCATTGCGGAATTAGTAGTAGAATGGGTTTTTCATTCTCCTAAAGTAATTTATGCCGCTTTGCTCTATGAGTTGGTGCGCCATACCTGTTTGCCCCTTTCTTATGTCAAGGAACATTATAATTTAGGCGTCTATGCTTTTGTATTGAATGTGGTCAGTATAGACAAGCGCCAAGCATTAGACCATCCTTCGCTGCTCTATGTACAGAATCGTTTAAAAGAAGCAATTAAAGAAGAACATATACAGCTTTCTGTTCTTTTCATCAAACTGGCCGAACGGCTCTATGACTTACGTCATGCAGCAGGCTACATCCATCTAACAGAAGTGCACCATATGGCGCAAGAAACACTCGCCATAGATGTGCAGTTGGCCCATACATACTTAGATCCAGAAATAGGAAATGCATTAGAAAAAGCAGCTAAAGAGGCGCTAGAGGTCTGTAAGCAGACAGCCAAAGATCAAGACTTGAATAGGCCGCTTGCACAACCTATCTCTAGTGAATGA